A stretch of Methanosphaerula palustris E1-9c DNA encodes these proteins:
- a CDS encoding CBS domain-containing protein has protein sequence MTSDVVSVEIPGNRDDVLKILKRTGISGVPVIKEGRLIGIITRKDLLRKPDETQLGLLMTPDPITIGPGATIRDAARLLVKHNIRRLPVVEDDSLIGLISVSDLIHAIAHMKITDVIKGTYTSQTFAIWEETPLTVVGKVMEISGFDAIPILDSENTLKGIISERDLIRSTVIEDSVGVSDFSNGTDDDEWTWESIRDNHTLSYSISKVQLPKKAVKNAMVKNVVAVPLNAEVSECALKMKRARIDQLPVINGDKRLIAMLFDRELIKVLCN, from the coding sequence ATGACCTCTGATGTGGTCAGTGTGGAGATTCCAGGCAACCGCGACGATGTCCTGAAGATCTTAAAGAGGACCGGGATCAGTGGCGTTCCGGTGATCAAGGAAGGGCGTCTGATCGGGATCATCACCCGGAAGGATCTGCTCAGAAAGCCAGACGAGACGCAACTCGGTCTGCTGATGACACCCGACCCGATCACGATCGGGCCCGGTGCAACGATTCGGGATGCCGCACGGCTGCTGGTCAAGCATAATATCCGCAGGCTTCCGGTTGTTGAGGATGACTCCCTGATCGGGCTGATCAGTGTCTCAGACCTGATCCATGCGATTGCACATATGAAGATCACTGACGTGATCAAGGGGACCTATACGAGCCAGACCTTCGCGATCTGGGAAGAAACCCCCCTGACCGTCGTCGGCAAGGTGATGGAGATCTCCGGGTTCGATGCAATTCCGATCCTCGATTCCGAGAATACCCTCAAAGGGATCATCTCTGAACGCGACCTGATCCGGTCGACGGTGATCGAGGACAGTGTCGGGGTCAGCGACTTCTCCAATGGAACTGACGATGATGAGTGGACCTGGGAGAGTATCAGGGACAATCATACGCTCAGTTACAGTATCAGCAAGGTGCAGCTGCCGAAGAAGGCGGTCAAGAACGCAATGGTGAAGAACGTCGTCGCTGTTCCTCTGAATGCGGAGGTCAGCGAATGTGCCCTGAAGATGAAGCGGGCACGTATCGACCAGCTCCCTGTGATCAACGGGGATAAAAGGCTCATTGCGATGCTTTTTGACCGTGAACTGATAAAAGTGCTCTGTAATTAG
- a CDS encoding (Fe-S)-binding protein: MQPRSCCSPEGEATEMGGQDIRKIWSRHFSPLQMLELDACTRCQECVDACPVVRAGYPDGAMERIAGWRRLVTPKTRILSRLTGTPIVEDGEAALFSSLFRCTSCGACSVVCESGIATVPLWESIMGAGREMGFLDPAIEQMARTIIDKKSPYGDPRADRVAWIPAGIPVADAAPVALFTGCTVAFRQPEIGQAALRILAKSGTEFCMVQEESCCGSFLFRTGSSEEYAGTIRAMIEDLRARGVRTLLVTCAGCLKTITVDWPRVYGKELPFVTMPFTAFVRELIRQKKIQFRPTPHLRVVYHDPCHAGRHLVHHLGPDLAFEAPRDLLRAMPGVELLEYEKNRKNQVCCGAGGGTKTRDPELAIAIAKEKISAADRMDAGILASVCPFCRRNLEDTRVIVGSSIEVLDLIQLVDRMMDSP; the protein is encoded by the coding sequence TTGCAACCCCGCTCCTGTTGCTCGCCCGAAGGGGAGGCGACTGAGATGGGCGGGCAGGACATCAGGAAGATCTGGTCCCGTCACTTCTCCCCCCTCCAGATGCTGGAACTGGATGCCTGCACCCGGTGCCAGGAATGCGTTGATGCCTGCCCGGTGGTCCGGGCGGGTTATCCCGATGGCGCGATGGAACGAATAGCCGGCTGGAGGAGGCTTGTGACCCCGAAAACCAGGATTCTCTCCCGCTTGACCGGCACTCCCATCGTTGAAGATGGCGAGGCAGCACTCTTCTCAAGTCTGTTCCGGTGTACCTCCTGCGGTGCCTGTTCCGTTGTCTGCGAATCTGGGATCGCCACAGTCCCGCTCTGGGAATCGATCATGGGTGCAGGACGGGAGATGGGATTTTTGGATCCTGCGATCGAGCAGATGGCCCGTACTATTATTGATAAAAAAAGCCCGTATGGCGACCCACGTGCAGACCGGGTTGCATGGATCCCGGCGGGAATCCCTGTTGCCGATGCAGCGCCGGTAGCGCTCTTTACAGGATGCACGGTAGCGTTCCGGCAGCCGGAGATCGGGCAGGCCGCCCTGCGGATCCTTGCAAAATCCGGAACAGAATTCTGCATGGTACAGGAGGAGTCCTGCTGCGGTTCGTTCCTGTTTCGGACCGGTTCGTCGGAGGAGTACGCGGGGACCATCCGAGCCATGATCGAGGATCTCAGGGCCAGGGGTGTCAGAACCCTTCTTGTCACCTGTGCCGGGTGCTTAAAGACGATCACGGTCGACTGGCCCCGCGTGTACGGGAAGGAGCTGCCGTTTGTGACCATGCCGTTTACCGCATTTGTCCGTGAACTTATCCGGCAGAAGAAGATCCAGTTCAGACCCACACCGCACCTGCGGGTCGTGTACCATGACCCCTGTCATGCCGGCAGGCACCTGGTGCACCACCTGGGACCTGATCTGGCGTTTGAGGCGCCCCGTGATCTGCTCCGTGCAATGCCGGGGGTCGAACTTCTTGAATATGAGAAGAACCGGAAGAACCAGGTCTGCTGCGGTGCTGGCGGGGGCACCAAGACCCGGGACCCGGAGCTGGCCATCGCGATTGCAAAAGAGAAGATTTCCGCTGCAGACCGGATGGATGCCGGTATCCTCGCCTCGGTCTGCCCGTTCTGCCGGAGAAACCTTGAGGATACGCGTGTTATTGTGGGATCATCTATCGAGGTGCTCGATCTCATCCAGCTGGTTGACCGGATGATGGATTCCCCGTAA
- a CDS encoding MFS transporter, producing the protein MKQRLTLCLAVFTVMALSNVIVPVLPHFAEGAAMQGLLYAAYFIGALCMVLPGGVLCERFGRVPLIQAGLLLSLVSGVLMILLPGPMVILGARLLEGIGAGLFISSAMAWVNSQPDHGPLSGWFMASINAGLIAGLILTGLIPAQYSYNTIPGSFILFTVMIALALLLSAGVREVDCPLSPREPITGALRSHWWLYVSAFLLMGATGAVTALYPEFTDQSAELLGMQIALQNIGTIIAVLVASRFRLDPIPTIQAGSVILGLSVLLCYLTPVGFAVMGAAAGVVTIAQMAFLAETGAGQGVTMGLYNSATYAGMSILPTISGAVFQYMGSVPAFLVVAGMVGIVTITIRRCTGCSLKRVF; encoded by the coding sequence ATGAAACAGCGCCTGACCCTCTGCCTGGCCGTATTTACCGTGATGGCCCTCTCCAATGTCATCGTCCCGGTGCTCCCCCACTTTGCAGAGGGGGCAGCGATGCAGGGCCTTTTGTACGCGGCGTACTTTATTGGAGCCCTCTGCATGGTCCTTCCAGGTGGTGTCCTCTGCGAACGGTTCGGCAGGGTGCCGCTCATCCAGGCGGGGTTGCTGCTGAGCCTTGTCAGTGGCGTCCTGATGATCCTTCTGCCCGGCCCGATGGTGATCCTCGGGGCGAGGTTACTTGAGGGGATTGGAGCAGGGCTCTTCATCTCCTCTGCCATGGCCTGGGTGAATTCACAGCCCGACCATGGACCTCTGAGCGGCTGGTTCATGGCATCGATCAATGCAGGCCTGATCGCCGGCCTGATCCTCACCGGTCTGATCCCGGCACAGTACTCATACAACACGATTCCAGGGAGTTTCATCCTCTTCACGGTGATGATAGCGCTCGCATTGCTATTGAGTGCAGGTGTCAGGGAGGTGGACTGCCCGCTGAGCCCCAGGGAGCCGATCACTGGTGCACTCCGCTCGCACTGGTGGCTCTATGTCTCGGCATTTCTGCTGATGGGGGCTACCGGGGCGGTGACCGCTCTGTACCCCGAATTCACCGACCAGAGTGCAGAACTGCTCGGGATGCAGATCGCCCTCCAGAACATCGGAACGATCATCGCGGTTCTCGTCGCCTCCCGGTTCCGGCTCGATCCGATCCCCACCATCCAGGCCGGGTCGGTGATTCTCGGGCTCTCGGTCCTGCTCTGCTACCTGACGCCGGTCGGGTTCGCGGTGATGGGGGCAGCCGCCGGGGTCGTGACCATCGCACAGATGGCCTTCCTGGCCGAGACCGGCGCCGGGCAGGGGGTGACGATGGGGCTGTACAATTCAGCCACCTACGCCGGGATGTCGATTCTGCCAACGATCAGCGGAGCGGTCTTTCAGTACATGGGGAGCGTGCCGGCCTTTCTGGTGGTCGCCGGGATGGTCGGCATCGTCACCATCACGATCCGGCGGTGCACGGGGTGCAGTCTGAAGCGGGTCTTCTGA
- the psmB gene encoding archaeal proteasome endopeptidase complex subunit beta, with protein MSEAETLKGTTTIGIVFKDGIILATEKRATMGSMIASKRAKKVYQVADRIGMTTAGGVGDAQQLARIMSVECNLYQIRRGRSISVGASSTLLSNYLNQNRGYPYYVQLLVGGVDATGPSVYSVDAMGGATRESDIVATGSGSPMAYGVLEDRYKKDLTEDEAIELAIRALRAAMRRDSASGEGIHVVIITKDAYSELSEERLEQYTAAVTA; from the coding sequence ATGTCAGAAGCAGAGACATTAAAAGGAACGACAACCATCGGGATTGTTTTTAAAGACGGCATCATTCTCGCAACTGAGAAGCGTGCCACCATGGGAAGTATGATCGCAAGCAAGCGGGCGAAGAAGGTATACCAGGTAGCAGACCGTATCGGAATGACAACGGCCGGCGGCGTTGGGGATGCCCAGCAGCTGGCACGGATCATGTCTGTTGAATGCAACCTGTACCAGATCCGCCGCGGGCGGTCCATCTCGGTCGGTGCATCCTCGACGCTCCTGTCGAACTATCTGAACCAGAACCGGGGCTACCCCTACTATGTTCAGCTGCTGGTGGGCGGTGTCGATGCGACAGGACCGAGTGTCTACTCGGTCGACGCCATGGGCGGTGCGACCAGAGAGAGCGATATCGTCGCTACAGGCTCCGGTTCGCCGATGGCCTACGGGGTTCTTGAGGACCGGTACAAGAAGGACCTCACTGAGGATGAGGCGATCGAACTCGCGATCCGGGCACTTCGTGCAGCGATGCGGCGGGACTCGGCATCAGGGGAAGGGATCCATGTGGTGATCATCACCAAGGACGCATATTCAGAATTATCTGAAGAACGGTTAGAGCAGTATACCGCTGCTGTCACCGCATAA
- a CDS encoding respiratory nitrate reductase subunit gamma — protein MAVHSLNLDYMYWPLIVVSIIVCIAGTWLMAVSWGHGRPGRFLSAWVREAFRDGAAVFFRTLVLDVFLLRRVWNRSRRRWAVHMSIFWVFVILGAFTLASALAIVLALIDPTGAGGAFFQYLQKLSLPYSLLAYPLVLGSSVALARRVYVKEVRERTRSHDYLILISVLLIGLSGMFAEWFSGFDLFIGTSLINWDLALVILMVHIYASFLLFIMLIPFTRFRHILATPLLLLARRGGD, from the coding sequence ATGGCCGTCCACTCCCTGAACCTGGATTATATGTACTGGCCCCTGATCGTGGTATCGATTATCGTCTGCATTGCCGGCACGTGGCTCATGGCAGTTTCCTGGGGGCACGGTCGACCCGGCCGGTTCCTCTCCGCATGGGTCCGCGAGGCGTTCCGCGACGGAGCAGCGGTATTTTTTCGGACGCTCGTTCTCGATGTATTTCTTCTCCGCAGGGTCTGGAACCGGAGCAGGCGCCGGTGGGCCGTGCACATGTCGATCTTCTGGGTCTTTGTCATTCTGGGCGCCTTCACGCTCGCCTCGGCTCTTGCCATCGTCCTTGCTCTCATCGACCCGACCGGTGCAGGTGGGGCCTTCTTCCAGTACCTCCAAAAACTCAGCCTTCCCTACTCCCTGCTGGCGTACCCGCTCGTGCTTGGGTCCTCTGTTGCACTCGCACGTCGGGTTTATGTTAAGGAGGTCCGGGAACGGACCCGGTCCCATGACTATCTCATCCTCATCTCCGTGTTATTAATCGGGCTATCCGGGATGTTCGCAGAATGGTTCAGTGGATTTGATCTCTTTATCGGCACGTCCCTGATCAACTGGGATCTTGCCCTTGTGATCCTCATGGTGCATATCTACGCATCCTTCCTGCTCTTTATCATGCTCATCCCGTTTACCCGGTTCCGGCATATCCTTGCAACCCCGCTCCTGTTGCTCGCCCGAAGGGGAGGCGACTGA
- a CDS encoding glycerol dehydrogenase yields MSRVLASPSKYIQGPGELSRIKDRISYLGGPVLFVMGGFAYNHLKGVIEESYRDSGSAPVFEKFGGECTRNEIDQIRARYRANHCTVVVGVGGGKALDTAKGVAFYERGPVISVPTIASTDAPTSAIAVTYTEDHVFDGNILLPQNPELVLVDTDVIIQAPVRFLVAGMGDALSTYFEAMANTASGHDNCAGGKPTTTSVALARVCYEILIRDGLKAKRSAEERVCSPELENIIEANIYLSGVGFESNGLACAHSVYNAFTALPPCHSMYHGELVAFGTLVQMLLEERTDAEIAEVLRFCTSVGLPVSLAELSTRDLTRDELMSVAVTACSPQNFMDSMPFTVTPDMMFDALMAADARGRKFSAAGM; encoded by the coding sequence ATGTCCAGAGTATTGGCATCACCATCAAAATATATCCAGGGACCAGGCGAACTTTCACGAATAAAAGACCGCATCTCCTACCTGGGCGGGCCGGTTCTGTTCGTCATGGGGGGTTTTGCATACAATCATCTGAAAGGCGTCATTGAGGAGAGTTACAGAGATTCCGGATCTGCACCGGTCTTTGAAAAATTCGGCGGAGAATGCACACGGAACGAGATCGACCAGATACGGGCCAGGTACCGGGCGAATCACTGCACCGTGGTGGTGGGGGTAGGCGGAGGGAAGGCCCTCGATACCGCAAAAGGTGTTGCATTTTATGAGAGGGGCCCGGTTATTTCAGTCCCCACGATTGCATCGACCGACGCTCCCACCAGCGCAATCGCCGTTACCTACACAGAAGACCATGTCTTTGACGGCAATATTCTCCTTCCCCAAAACCCGGAACTGGTCCTGGTCGATACGGATGTCATCATCCAGGCACCGGTCCGGTTTCTCGTTGCCGGCATGGGGGATGCATTATCCACGTATTTCGAGGCCATGGCAAACACTGCCTCGGGCCATGACAATTGTGCCGGCGGAAAACCGACCACTACTTCTGTGGCACTGGCACGGGTGTGTTATGAGATCCTGATCCGTGACGGCCTGAAAGCCAAACGTTCTGCAGAAGAGCGGGTCTGTTCCCCGGAGCTCGAGAATATCATTGAAGCGAATATTTATCTCAGCGGGGTGGGTTTTGAGAGCAACGGACTTGCCTGTGCCCATTCAGTCTACAATGCTTTTACTGCACTGCCCCCATGCCACTCCATGTACCACGGCGAACTTGTTGCATTTGGTACTCTCGTTCAGATGCTCCTCGAAGAAAGGACGGATGCGGAGATTGCAGAGGTCCTCCGGTTCTGCACCAGCGTGGGACTCCCGGTTTCATTAGCTGAATTAAGTACACGGGATCTCACCCGTGATGAACTCATGAGCGTTGCGGTGACTGCATGCAGTCCGCAGAATTTTATGGACAGTATGCCGTTCACCGTGACGCCTGATATGATGTTTGACGCCCTGATGGCGGCAGATGCCAGGGGAAGAAAATTCAGTGCAGCGGGGATGTGA
- a CDS encoding beta-CASP ribonuclease aCPSF1, producing the protein MVIEERLKELRDKINEKVPAGITVSQVEFEGPELAIYTDDPKRFADEADLIRILARDLRKRIVIRPTILEEPEKAVNDIKSVVPEGAGITDIFFDADTGEVLIEAEKPGVVIGKNGATLREITKAIGWTPKVVRTPPIESTTVKQVRQFMRSVNDERKDFLRTIGRRIHREITNKDQWVRVTTLGCCREVGRAAFLLSTPESKVLIDCGEKPDNNNNGTPYLYVPEIHPLSQLDAVVLTHAHLDHCALIPLLYKYGYEGPVYSTPPTRDLASMLQLDYLEVIRKEDKKIPYTSADVKSYLKHSIVLNYGSVTDIAPDIKLTFHNAGHILGSAIAHFHLGDGLYNIAFTGDFNYGKSRLFNPAVSTFPRLEALFMESTYGGANDMQPARKDAEEKLYETVNKVLERSGKVIIPAFAVGRSQEVMLALEEGMRLGKIPNVKIYLDGMIKEATAIHTTYPEYLNSDLRNLIFREGLNPFLAECFVQVDSNELREKVVLGDPCVIITTSGMMNGGPVMEYLHNLAGDEKNALVFVGYQADGTLGRRIQKGWREVPLGRRETIVINLEIVTVDGFSGHSDRRQLMNFVGHVQPHPEKIFTIHGDENKTIDLASSIYKRYHIETHSPMNLETYRMI; encoded by the coding sequence ATGGTCATCGAAGAGAGGCTTAAGGAGCTCAGAGATAAGATCAACGAGAAGGTGCCGGCAGGCATCACAGTATCGCAGGTGGAATTTGAAGGCCCGGAACTGGCCATCTATACAGACGACCCCAAGCGGTTTGCCGACGAGGCAGACCTGATCCGGATCCTGGCCCGTGACCTGCGGAAGCGGATCGTGATCCGTCCGACGATCCTCGAAGAGCCTGAGAAGGCGGTGAACGATATCAAGTCGGTCGTCCCGGAGGGTGCCGGCATCACCGACATCTTCTTCGATGCCGATACCGGGGAAGTACTGATCGAGGCTGAGAAGCCAGGGGTCGTGATCGGAAAGAACGGAGCAACTCTCCGCGAGATTACCAAGGCCATCGGCTGGACGCCGAAGGTGGTCAGAACCCCCCCGATCGAAAGTACCACCGTCAAGCAGGTTCGCCAGTTCATGCGCTCGGTCAATGACGAGCGGAAGGACTTTCTGCGGACGATCGGGCGACGGATCCACCGGGAGATCACCAACAAGGACCAGTGGGTCAGGGTCACGACGCTCGGATGTTGCAGGGAGGTCGGGAGAGCGGCATTCCTCCTCTCGACACCGGAGAGCAAGGTGCTGATCGACTGTGGCGAGAAGCCCGACAACAATAACAACGGGACGCCATACCTCTATGTGCCTGAGATCCACCCACTCTCTCAGCTCGATGCGGTCGTGCTGACCCACGCTCACCTCGACCACTGCGCACTGATTCCCCTGCTGTATAAATACGGCTATGAAGGGCCGGTCTACAGCACACCGCCGACCCGCGACCTCGCATCGATGCTCCAACTCGACTATCTCGAGGTGATCAGGAAAGAGGACAAGAAGATTCCCTACACCTCCGCCGATGTCAAGAGTTACCTGAAACACTCGATCGTCCTGAACTATGGGAGTGTCACCGATATCGCTCCGGATATCAAGTTGACCTTCCACAATGCAGGGCATATCCTCGGGTCAGCCATCGCCCACTTCCACCTCGGGGACGGGCTGTACAATATCGCGTTCACCGGGGACTTCAACTATGGGAAGAGCCGTCTCTTCAACCCGGCCGTCTCGACGTTCCCCCGGCTCGAAGCGCTCTTCATGGAGAGCACCTACGGTGGGGCGAACGATATGCAGCCGGCCCGTAAGGACGCCGAGGAGAAACTCTACGAGACCGTGAATAAGGTGCTCGAACGGAGCGGTAAGGTGATCATTCCTGCGTTCGCAGTCGGACGTTCACAGGAGGTGATGCTGGCCCTGGAGGAGGGGATGCGGCTTGGAAAGATCCCGAATGTCAAGATCTATCTGGACGGGATGATCAAAGAGGCGACCGCGATCCACACCACCTATCCGGAATATCTGAACAGCGACCTGCGAAACCTGATCTTCCGCGAAGGGCTGAACCCGTTCCTGGCCGAATGTTTCGTGCAGGTCGACTCAAACGAACTCCGTGAGAAGGTGGTGCTCGGCGACCCGTGCGTGATCATCACGACCAGCGGTATGATGAACGGAGGGCCGGTCATGGAGTACCTCCACAACCTGGCCGGCGACGAGAAGAATGCCCTGGTCTTTGTCGGGTACCAGGCGGACGGAACCCTCGGCCGCAGAATCCAGAAGGGATGGCGGGAAGTTCCGCTCGGCCGGCGCGAGACGATCGTGATCAATCTGGAGATCGTGACGGTCGACGGATTCAGCGGTCACTCCGACCGGCGGCAGTTGATGAACTTTGTCGGGCATGTCCAGCCGCATCCCGAGAAGATCTTCACGATCCATGGGGACGAGAACAAGACGATCGATCTGGCCAGTTCTATTTATAAGCGGTATCACATCGAGACTCACTCTCCGATGAACCTCGAGACCTACCGGATGATCTGA
- a CDS encoding nuclear transport factor 2 family protein translates to MTLTDVQKAEVRATMDAYATAYRTKDFQEMMAIFSPEISGFGSGPDEVIENRQDFIRQIRRDMSQATVLAVDFSDTKIAGDGTVAWVTTRSSITFTAGESPAQIMHGRSTMVLKNTGSRWSIEQIHFSMPYGEQSAGQSFPGV, encoded by the coding sequence ATGACTCTTACAGATGTACAGAAGGCGGAGGTCAGAGCAACGATGGATGCGTATGCCACGGCATACCGGACGAAGGACTTCCAGGAGATGATGGCGATATTCTCCCCCGAAATCTCCGGGTTTGGCAGCGGGCCGGACGAGGTTATCGAGAATCGCCAGGATTTTATCCGGCAGATCCGGCGTGACATGAGCCAGGCAACGGTTCTTGCAGTCGATTTTTCGGATACGAAGATTGCCGGCGATGGAACGGTTGCATGGGTCACGACCCGGTCGTCCATCACCTTCACGGCTGGCGAGTCCCCAGCGCAGATCATGCACGGCCGGTCGACGATGGTGCTGAAAAATACCGGAAGCCGGTGGTCCATCGAGCAGATCCACTTCTCCATGCCCTATGGCGAACAGAGTGCAGGGCAATCCTTTCCTGGTGTGTGA
- a CDS encoding M3 family metallopeptidase, with product MPPRLRTIRYYPVTAGVVALLVALLMIAGCLQDGTSADSEQNRTTPAAPIQTRYSTGEITRINDQAEEEATASLNAIAAIPPGERTVENTLLAYDRILSDYNDAIGPLTLMRYVYPDPAIAAEGSEVATSSQIFLNGVTTRRDLYSALKGQVPQTPDEVRLYNETIREFEHNGLRLPDDRLARVREMRANLSSLESQYLFNLNNDTTTLEFTEEELTGVPAATIATFKKTPQGTCIVTTKYPDYTSVMANADRSETRKKMYAAYFNRQAEANTALLEQAIDLRRQIAQELGYATWADFQLDGRMAKSTGTVMTFLTTLQEPLREKTREEFTGLLAIKKGLDPQATTVDPWDIMYLQEIRKKQQYAYNDDEVREYFPMDNVLQGLFSIYGTLFGIGFDEVKGAPVWSPEVRLFRVRNLSDNATVGYLYLDLYPRDGKDAWFSESDVIKGRQNNGSYQVPVAAIIANFQAPSGDKPSLLTPYDLETLFHESGHAMHSLLTTAPYGTMSGTSVEWDFVETPSQALEEWVWDPQLLESISGHYTNTSQKIPADLRDRVIAAQQASMGSDYSNRMEKSLEDMRFHTAAEPVNVTEVSYQTYEEVMGIPQLAGTHQPASFDHIMDGYDAGYYSYLWSKVYALSIVDTFKRDGMTNQTTGMKFRQEILARGNMEDGSVLLKNFLGKEPDMEALYRHIGIHMSQPASGT from the coding sequence ATGCCTCCACGACTCAGGACCATCCGGTATTACCCAGTAACTGCCGGCGTAGTTGCGCTCCTCGTTGCCCTCCTGATGATCGCAGGATGCCTCCAGGACGGCACATCGGCAGACTCTGAACAGAATCGCACGACACCGGCAGCACCAATCCAGACCCGGTATTCAACCGGAGAGATTACCAGGATCAATGATCAGGCAGAAGAGGAGGCTACTGCCTCACTCAATGCTATAGCCGCCATTCCCCCCGGGGAGCGTACGGTCGAGAACACCCTCCTTGCGTACGACCGGATACTATCCGATTACAACGATGCGATCGGACCACTCACGCTGATGCGGTATGTATATCCGGATCCGGCCATCGCCGCTGAAGGCAGTGAGGTCGCAACATCCTCCCAGATCTTTCTCAATGGAGTGACCACGCGGCGCGACCTGTACAGTGCACTGAAGGGTCAGGTTCCGCAAACCCCGGATGAAGTCCGGCTCTATAACGAGACCATCCGCGAATTCGAGCACAACGGGCTGAGGCTTCCGGACGACCGGCTGGCCAGGGTCAGAGAGATGCGGGCGAACCTGAGTTCTCTTGAATCACAGTACCTGTTCAACCTGAACAACGACACTACCACGCTTGAGTTCACGGAAGAGGAACTGACCGGCGTCCCGGCAGCAACGATCGCCACATTCAAAAAGACACCGCAGGGAACCTGCATCGTTACAACGAAATACCCTGACTACACCTCCGTGATGGCGAACGCCGACAGGAGCGAAACCCGGAAGAAGATGTATGCCGCCTACTTTAACCGGCAGGCAGAGGCGAACACCGCCCTCCTTGAACAGGCTATCGATCTCCGCCGGCAGATTGCGCAGGAACTCGGGTATGCCACCTGGGCCGACTTCCAGTTGGACGGGAGGATGGCGAAGAGCACCGGCACGGTCATGACATTCCTCACAACGTTACAAGAACCCCTGCGGGAGAAGACCAGGGAAGAATTCACAGGACTTCTAGCGATCAAGAAAGGGCTCGATCCCCAGGCAACGACGGTCGATCCCTGGGATATTATGTACCTGCAGGAGATCCGGAAGAAACAGCAGTATGCGTACAACGACGACGAGGTCCGGGAATACTTCCCGATGGACAACGTGCTGCAGGGCCTCTTCTCGATCTATGGCACCCTCTTTGGCATCGGGTTCGATGAGGTGAAGGGTGCCCCGGTCTGGTCGCCCGAAGTGCGCCTGTTCCGTGTGAGGAACCTCTCCGACAACGCCACGGTCGGGTACCTGTATCTCGATCTCTATCCGCGGGACGGTAAGGATGCGTGGTTCTCCGAGTCCGATGTTATCAAAGGAAGGCAGAACAACGGCTCGTATCAGGTCCCGGTTGCTGCAATTATTGCAAATTTCCAGGCCCCGTCAGGAGACAAACCCTCGCTCCTGACCCCCTACGATCTGGAGACGCTCTTCCATGAAAGCGGGCATGCCATGCACAGTCTTCTCACCACCGCGCCCTATGGTACGATGTCCGGGACCAGTGTCGAGTGGGATTTTGTCGAGACTCCCTCACAGGCGCTTGAGGAGTGGGTCTGGGACCCTCAGCTGCTGGAATCCATCTCAGGCCACTATACGAATACCTCCCAGAAGATCCCCGCGGACCTCCGCGACCGGGTCATTGCCGCACAGCAAGCTTCCATGGGAAGTGATTACAGCAACCGTATGGAGAAATCACTGGAGGATATGCGTTTCCACACGGCTGCAGAACCGGTCAACGTGACAGAGGTATCATACCAGACCTACGAGGAGGTAATGGGCATACCTCAGCTTGCAGGGACGCACCAACCTGCATCGTTCGACCATATCATGGACGGGTACGATGCAGGGTATTACAGTTATCTGTGGTCGAAAGTGTACGCTCTCAGCATCGTTGATACATTCAAACGCGACGGGATGACCAACCAGACCACCGGCATGAAGTTCCGGCAGGAGATACTTGCCCGGGGTAACATGGAGGACGGCAGCGTGCTCCTGAAAAATTTCCTGGGGAAGGAACCCGACATGGAGGCTCTGTATCGGCACATCGGGATTCATATGTCGCAGCCTGCATCCGGGACGTAA
- a CDS encoding class I SAM-dependent methyltransferase: MTPEEFFYHVFESLRRLGPGCTGATWKAWSYLLPVDAQILDMGCGTGAQTRDLAGLSAGTIPAVDTHQPFLDTITAWADREGMSERVRTVNPSMDDLPFETDSSISSGPKVTSGMSNTTIPGQS, from the coding sequence ATGACTCCTGAGGAATTCTTCTACCATGTCTTCGAATCCCTCCGCCGCCTGGGCCCGGGGTGCACCGGTGCGACATGGAAGGCCTGGTCGTACCTCCTTCCGGTGGACGCACAGATCCTCGATATGGGATGCGGAACCGGAGCCCAGACCCGGGACCTCGCCGGCCTCTCCGCCGGCACGATCCCCGCGGTCGACACCCACCAGCCGTTCCTCGACACCATCACGGCATGGGCAGATCGGGAGGGGATGAGCGAACGGGTCCGGACCGTCAACCCCTCCATGGACGACCTCCCGTTTGAGACGGACAGTTCGATCTCATCCGGTCCGAAGGTGACATCTGGAATGTCGAACACAACCATCCCTGGCCAATCGTAG